The following proteins are encoded in a genomic region of candidate division WOR-3 bacterium:
- a CDS encoding YncE family protein → MSLDCVLRLSVRTIASHIRAVRPVAVLLAICCCLSAVSGQWLEETIYLPDSFGGLLQPQSLVYDSVHNAVYVAGDAGDCVIVLDGSSGQRVARIPICGPARALCVNPRENKVYCANENNECVTVIGSAANSVIATVPTGIFPNALCYNSQDNKVYCANDSSTSVTVIAGVVDSVVATVAVGSNPRAICYNPAENQVYVANYGSGSVTVIAGNSDSVVTTVTVGANPIALCYESMSLG, encoded by the coding sequence ATGTCACTTGACTGTGTTCTCCGTCTTTCTGTCCGAACCATCGCCTCACATATCCGGGCGGTACGACCCGTGGCCGTGCTGTTAGCCATTTGCTGCTGCTTGTCGGCCGTCAGCGGCCAGTGGCTGGAGGAGACCATCTATCTGCCGGACTCGTTCGGTGGGCTGCTTCAACCGCAGAGCCTAGTGTACGATTCGGTCCACAATGCAGTCTACGTTGCCGGCGACGCGGGCGACTGCGTGATAGTGCTAGACGGTTCCTCTGGTCAGAGAGTCGCCCGTATCCCGATCTGCGGACCTGCCAGGGCCCTCTGCGTCAACCCGCGTGAGAACAAGGTCTACTGCGCGAACGAGAACAATGAGTGCGTGACCGTGATAGGCAGCGCTGCCAATTCAGTCATTGCGACTGTACCCACCGGCATCTTCCCGAACGCTCTGTGCTACAACTCGCAGGACAACAAGGTCTATTGCGCAAACGACTCCAGCACAAGCGTGACTGTCATCGCAGGCGTAGTGGATTCGGTGGTCGCCACTGTTGCCGTGGGGAGCAACCCCCGTGCCATCTGCTACAACCCGGCTGAGAACCAGGTGTACGTCGCCAACTATGGCAGCGGGAGTGTGACCGTTATCGCAGGCAACTCTGACTCGGTTGTCACGACTGTGACTGTTGGAGCGAACCCCATTGCCCTCTGCTACGAGAGCATGTCCCTCGGTTAG
- a CDS encoding type II toxin-antitoxin system VapC family toxin: MILRVYVDTSVIGGCLDEEFGVYSQRLVDDFDRGRLRAVISDITLAELETAPPRVRQFLTRPGLAEAERVEINDEAVALADAYIREGAVLESSRADALHIAVATVSRVDVVVSWNFRHIVKLSRIRAYNAVNLKLGYPGLEIRSPLEVYYEEE; this comes from the coding sequence ATGATTCTGCGGGTCTACGTTGACACGTCGGTGATTGGTGGATGCTTGGACGAGGAGTTCGGCGTATACTCCCAGCGGCTGGTGGACGACTTTGACAGAGGGCGGTTGCGCGCGGTGATCTCCGATATTACTCTGGCCGAACTGGAAACAGCGCCTCCGAGAGTTCGCCAGTTTCTCACTCGTCCAGGGCTTGCGGAGGCCGAGCGAGTGGAGATCAATGATGAGGCGGTCGCCTTGGCTGATGCCTACATCCGCGAGGGTGCCGTCCTGGAAAGCAGCAGAGCTGACGCCCTGCATATTGCCGTGGCCACAGTCAGCCGCGTCGACGTGGTGGTGAGCTGGAACTTCAGGCACATAGTGAAGCTCAGCCGGATTCGAGCCTACAACGCGGTGAATCTCAAGCTCGGATACCCGGGACTCGAAATCAGGTCTCCGCTGGAGGTGTACTACGAAGAAGAATAG
- a CDS encoding SAM-dependent methyltransferase produces MRTDESLPSSFRDPSGFLFHRGGRLYRQVNASYRADYKLLMESGLYQDLTTQGLLVPHVETSEPHMSGGGSLVIEPEVIPFISYAYEWCFSQLQDAALATLAVQKQAVERGMSLKDASAYNIQFRGCRPVMIDTLSFERYCEGEPWVAYRQFCQHFLAPLALMSHADVRLGQLLRVNIDGIPLDLASHLLPSKTRLNLGLGTHIHLHAQTQRKYADKQAKPDGRKMSRMAYLGLIDNLESTTRKLSWKPEGTEWADYYAATNYTADSLEHKTRLVGEYLQKAQPKTVWDLGANTGRFSRIAAERGIPTIAFDIDPAAVELNYLDCRKRDEKSMLPLFSDVTNPSPAIGWQNRERQSLIERGPCDTAMALALIHHLAIGNNLPLDRIVDFTAGICRTLIIEFVPKTDSQVQRLLATREDIFPNYTREAFERAFSARFALLASSPVRDSERNIYLMELRQPRQ; encoded by the coding sequence ATGCGAACTGACGAGTCGCTACCGAGTTCATTCCGCGACCCGAGCGGTTTTCTGTTCCATCGCGGCGGTCGGCTCTATCGTCAGGTGAACGCCAGCTATCGCGCCGACTACAAGCTGCTCATGGAGTCAGGTCTCTACCAGGACCTGACCACTCAAGGTCTGCTCGTACCACACGTCGAGACGTCTGAACCACACATGTCCGGCGGAGGCAGCCTTGTAATCGAGCCCGAGGTAATCCCCTTCATATCCTACGCCTACGAATGGTGTTTCAGCCAGTTGCAGGACGCGGCACTGGCGACCCTCGCCGTGCAGAAGCAGGCGGTCGAACGCGGCATGTCGCTCAAGGATGCGAGCGCCTACAACATCCAGTTTCGCGGCTGCCGACCGGTCATGATTGACACGCTCTCGTTCGAGCGCTACTGCGAAGGCGAGCCGTGGGTCGCCTACCGCCAGTTCTGCCAGCACTTCCTCGCGCCCCTCGCGCTGATGAGCCACGCCGATGTCCGTCTCGGCCAGTTGCTGCGCGTGAACATCGATGGCATCCCGCTCGACCTCGCCAGCCACCTGCTGCCGTCGAAGACGCGCCTGAATCTCGGCCTCGGAACTCACATCCACCTCCATGCCCAGACCCAACGCAAGTACGCCGACAAGCAGGCCAAACCCGACGGCCGCAAGATGAGTCGCATGGCGTACCTCGGGCTCATCGACAACCTGGAGTCCACGACGAGAAAACTCTCCTGGAAGCCTGAGGGCACGGAGTGGGCTGACTACTACGCGGCCACGAACTACACCGCCGACTCGCTTGAGCACAAGACTCGACTGGTCGGCGAATACCTGCAGAAGGCGCAGCCGAAGACCGTCTGGGACCTGGGAGCGAACACCGGCCGGTTCAGCCGGATCGCCGCCGAGCGCGGTATTCCCACGATCGCCTTTGATATCGACCCGGCCGCGGTCGAACTCAACTACCTCGACTGCCGCAAGCGTGACGAAAAGAGCATGCTGCCCCTGTTCTCCGACGTGACCAATCCCAGCCCGGCGATCGGCTGGCAGAATCGCGAGCGCCAGTCCCTGATCGAACGTGGTCCCTGCGACACTGCGATGGCCCTTGCGCTGATTCACCATCTGGCTATCGGCAACAACCTGCCCCTCGACCGCATCGTTGACTTCACGGCCGGTATCTGCCGGACTCTGATCATCGAGTTTGTGCCCAAGACCGACTCGCAAGTGCAGCGGCTGCTCGCCACCCGCGAGGACATCTTCCCGAACTACACCAGAGAAGCCTTCGAGCGAGCATTCTCGGCCCGCTTCGCCCTCCTCGCCTCGTCCCCGGTCAGGGATTCCGAGCGCAACATCTATCTGATGGAACTCCGCCAACCCAGACAATGA
- a CDS encoding DUF4097 domain-containing protein, giving the protein MNRYLTALVLGTLLAAACVVYDVQADLPDTSTWPVASVTAVDVRADNGAIAVRAGADTLVSATVTKNRKGTSHADAEAHLADITTGDSLSGTTLYLWGKVPAPNTRSYDTEYALAAPAPCLLRLETANGAVNLDSMAGAAVVVAANGAVSTVAHSGSISVTAANGAIDCDIAGLEPTEAAALQSSNGRVTLYLPVDAAITFDITTSNGVATVTGFSSVSYVVNDAKHKTGTIGAGGSAVTLRSDNGNVTIQAR; this is encoded by the coding sequence GTGAACCGATACCTGACCGCGTTGGTGCTCGGCACGCTGCTCGCCGCCGCGTGCGTCGTCTATGATGTCCAGGCCGACCTGCCTGACACGAGTACTTGGCCCGTCGCCAGCGTCACGGCCGTTGACGTCCGGGCCGACAACGGCGCCATAGCCGTCCGCGCCGGCGCCGACACCCTGGTCTCCGCCACCGTAACCAAGAACCGCAAGGGCACTTCCCATGCGGACGCGGAAGCTCACCTGGCCGACATCACGACCGGCGACTCGCTCTCCGGCACGACCCTCTATCTCTGGGGCAAAGTGCCGGCTCCGAACACCCGCAGCTACGACACGGAGTACGCGCTCGCCGCTCCGGCGCCCTGCCTGCTCCGCCTGGAAACCGCCAACGGCGCGGTCAATCTGGACAGCATGGCCGGCGCCGCCGTGGTGGTCGCCGCCAACGGCGCGGTGTCGACCGTCGCTCATTCCGGTAGCATCAGCGTCACAGCCGCGAACGGCGCGATCGACTGCGATATCGCCGGGCTCGAGCCGACCGAGGCCGCGGCCCTGCAATCGTCCAACGGACGCGTGACCCTCTATCTGCCGGTCGACGCCGCCATCACTTTCGACATCACCACCAGCAACGGAGTCGCCACGGTGACGGGATTCAGTAGCGTCAGCTACGTAGTCAACGACGCAAAGCACAAGACCGGCACCATCGGCGCCGGCGGGTCCGCGGTCACGCTCCGCTCCGACAACGGCAACGTGACGATCCAAGCCAGATAG
- a CDS encoding prohibitin family protein: MPFLIVLLTIIITGFWFWRGIKAGGRREGVDGVFKLPLGRIAAGLVIGFFVASILGGFGTVPTGHRGIHLRWNAPTGKVLNQGIYYVMPFIENVYKMSVQVKAHHTKAAAASKDLQNVSTEVTLNYAVQPDKASSLFRDVGAEYEKTIIEPAVLEAVKATTANYNAENLITERSLVKDKLQERLSARLSTHGIVVDAVSITDFTFSPEFTQAIELKVTATQNALAAENNLKKVQFEAEQAIAKAKGEAEAIRIQVMAIQQQGGKDYVALKAIEVWDGKLPTYMLGSNTMPFITIPSGTK; encoded by the coding sequence ATGCCATTTCTGATAGTGCTGTTGACGATAATCATAACCGGATTCTGGTTCTGGCGAGGGATCAAGGCCGGCGGCAGGAGGGAAGGTGTGGACGGGGTGTTCAAGCTCCCGCTGGGGAGAATCGCCGCCGGGTTGGTGATCGGCTTCTTCGTCGCCAGCATCCTGGGCGGATTCGGGACGGTGCCGACCGGACATCGCGGGATCCACTTGCGCTGGAACGCGCCGACCGGCAAAGTGCTCAACCAGGGCATCTACTACGTCATGCCGTTTATTGAGAACGTCTATAAGATGAGCGTTCAGGTCAAGGCACATCACACGAAGGCGGCCGCGGCCTCCAAGGATCTGCAGAACGTCAGCACCGAGGTTACGCTCAACTACGCGGTCCAGCCGGACAAGGCGTCCTCGCTATTCCGTGATGTTGGCGCCGAATACGAGAAGACTATCATCGAGCCGGCGGTCCTGGAAGCGGTCAAGGCGACTACGGCCAACTACAACGCCGAGAATCTCATTACCGAGCGGTCCCTGGTAAAGGACAAGCTGCAGGAACGGCTGAGTGCCCGGCTTTCCACGCACGGGATAGTGGTTGACGCGGTGTCAATTACCGACTTCACCTTCTCGCCCGAATTCACTCAGGCAATCGAGCTGAAAGTGACGGCGACCCAGAACGCGCTCGCGGCCGAGAACAATCTGAAGAAGGTTCAGTTCGAGGCCGAGCAGGCGATTGCCAAGGCCAAGGGCGAAGCCGAAGCCATCCGCATCCAGGTCATGGCCATCCAGCAACAGGGCGGCAAGGACTACGTGGCGCTGAAAGCCATCGAGGTCTGGGACGGCAAACTTCCGACCTACATGCTCGGCAGCAACACCATGCCGTTCATTACCATTCCGAGCGGGACCAAGTAG
- a CDS encoding transcriptional regulator — MPTPEPGSQDVQPLAEIDRVIHEPARLAILGLLAAVDSADFLFVQNQTGLTGGNLSSHMTRLEEAGYVDVTKEFVDRIPRTLLRATKKGRAALRQYKRNMLQVLKGLAG; from the coding sequence ATGCCAACTCCTGAACCCGGGAGCCAGGACGTCCAGCCGCTGGCCGAGATCGATCGGGTCATCCACGAGCCGGCGCGGCTGGCAATACTCGGGCTCTTGGCTGCGGTGGACAGCGCGGATTTTCTCTTCGTGCAGAATCAAACCGGCCTTACGGGCGGCAACCTCTCGTCGCACATGACCCGGTTGGAAGAAGCGGGCTACGTCGATGTGACCAAGGAGTTTGTAGACCGCATCCCCCGCACCCTGCTCCGTGCCACGAAGAAGGGCCGCGCGGCACTCCGCCAGTACAAGCGGAACATGCTGCAGGTACTCAAGGGGCTGGCCGGATAG
- a CDS encoding ABC transporter permease, which produces MRRFFPALSLRLWRVWHRNFIVFRRSFLVNFLLPMGEPILYLVAMGYGLGVFIREIDGMPYARFIGPGLVSVAMMYAAFFECTYSSFIRMIFQRTFDAIIATPVNVEEVVAGEIFWGATRAAINSLMVYLVVVLFGLGPWWLLPLVPVFGFVCGVLFASLGMIATALVPSIDFFNYPIFLFITPMFLFSGTFFPLSTLPKAVQAVSYAALPLTHVVRINRGLILGHFSPAPLGSLAWILVVGAAAFFTAIALMKRRLIK; this is translated from the coding sequence ATGCGGCGGTTCTTCCCTGCCCTGAGCCTGCGCTTGTGGCGGGTCTGGCACCGCAACTTCATCGTCTTCAGACGGTCGTTCCTCGTCAACTTCCTGCTGCCGATGGGCGAACCGATACTCTACCTGGTGGCCATGGGGTACGGGCTTGGGGTCTTCATCCGGGAGATTGACGGCATGCCGTACGCCCGTTTCATCGGGCCGGGGCTCGTCTCGGTCGCGATGATGTACGCCGCGTTCTTCGAGTGCACCTACTCGTCCTTCATCCGGATGATATTCCAGCGTACTTTCGACGCCATCATCGCCACGCCGGTCAATGTCGAGGAGGTCGTGGCCGGAGAGATATTCTGGGGCGCGACCCGGGCGGCAATCAACTCGCTCATGGTCTACCTCGTGGTCGTGCTGTTCGGGCTCGGGCCCTGGTGGCTGCTCCCCCTGGTGCCGGTCTTCGGTTTCGTCTGCGGCGTGCTCTTCGCCTCGCTGGGGATGATCGCGACCGCGCTCGTGCCCTCGATTGACTTCTTCAACTACCCGATTTTCCTCTTCATCACACCGATGTTCCTGTTCAGCGGCACCTTCTTCCCGCTCTCGACCCTGCCGAAAGCGGTGCAGGCTGTCAGCTACGCCGCCCTGCCGCTGACCCACGTCGTCCGCATCAACCGGGGCCTGATTCTCGGGCATTTCAGCCCGGCGCCTCTCGGCAGCCTCGCGTGGATTCTCGTGGTCGGCGCCGCAGCTTTCTTCACCGCCATCGCGCTGATGAAACGCCGGCTCATCAAGTAG
- a CDS encoding ABC transporter ATP-binding protein, translated as MADSRRSTRTRQRCGSCRAEVRAIPAGCRPGPAGRSVTTAAQAAPLVVAEGLVKRFGELAAVDGINFSIAPGEVVGFLGPNGAGKTTTIRMLSCNSPRTGGRLDVFGLDVARHPREIKAQLGVVPQDNNYDPDLSVFENLLVYARYFGIPRRVARQRAGELLGFVHLSDKSAERVDELSGGMKRRLILARGLINTPRLLVLDEPTTGLDPQARRLIWERLRELRQRGVTIIITTHYMDEAEQICDRLLIIDNGRVIATGSPPALIAEHAGQEVLEVVPEGGASGALEAALGECRFQKLGDKFEVFASDCPEALGRIRKQARLTSYSVRRATLEDVFIRLTGRELRD; from the coding sequence ATGGCTGACTCGCGCCGTAGCACTCGAACCAGGCAACGATGCGGCTCGTGCCGCGCTGAAGTCCGCGCAATCCCGGCCGGGTGCCGTCCTGGACCCGCAGGACGCTCCGTGACTACGGCAGCACAGGCCGCGCCACTCGTTGTCGCCGAGGGTCTCGTCAAGAGGTTCGGCGAACTGGCGGCGGTGGACGGCATCAACTTCAGCATCGCTCCCGGTGAGGTCGTCGGGTTCCTGGGACCGAATGGCGCCGGCAAAACCACGACCATACGGATGCTCTCCTGCAACTCGCCCCGGACCGGAGGCCGGCTCGATGTCTTCGGCCTGGACGTCGCCCGCCACCCGCGCGAAATCAAGGCCCAGCTCGGCGTGGTGCCGCAGGACAACAACTACGACCCGGATCTCTCGGTCTTTGAGAACCTGCTTGTCTATGCCCGGTACTTCGGCATTCCCAGGCGCGTCGCCCGGCAGCGGGCGGGGGAGTTGCTGGGATTCGTCCACCTGTCCGACAAGTCCGCCGAGAGGGTAGACGAACTCTCCGGCGGCATGAAGCGGAGGCTGATTCTGGCGCGCGGGCTCATCAACACGCCGCGGCTGCTGGTGCTCGACGAGCCGACGACCGGGCTCGACCCGCAGGCACGCAGGCTCATATGGGAGCGGCTGCGCGAGCTGCGGCAGCGGGGCGTGACCATTATCATCACGACCCATTACATGGATGAGGCCGAGCAGATCTGCGACCGGCTGCTGATAATCGACAACGGTCGGGTCATCGCCACCGGTTCGCCGCCGGCGCTCATAGCCGAGCACGCCGGGCAGGAGGTGCTCGAGGTCGTTCCCGAGGGCGGCGCGTCCGGCGCATTGGAAGCGGCGTTGGGCGAGTGCCGGTTCCAGAAGCTTGGCGACAAGTTCGAGGTGTTCGCCTCCGACTGCCCCGAGGCGCTCGGGCGCATCCGCAAGCAGGCGCGACTCACGTCGTACAGCGTGCGGCGCGCAACGCTCGAAGACGTCTTCATTCGACTGACGGGCAGGGAGCTCAGGGACTGA